The following are encoded together in the Phaseolus vulgaris cultivar G19833 chromosome 9, P. vulgaris v2.0, whole genome shotgun sequence genome:
- the LOC137821741 gene encoding pentatricopeptide repeat-containing protein At1g02060, chloroplastic isoform X2, translated as MADLINSKPWSNALVSPLPTPLSKTTVLRTLRLIKDPSKALHFFKWAQQSGFPHTAQSYFIMLQILGRHRNLNVARNLLFSIEKKSNGTVKLGDRFFNTLIRSYAEAGLFKESLKLFQTMKSVAVSPSVVTFNSVLSILLKRGRTNMAKEVYDEMLHTYGVTPDICTYNVLIRGFCKNSMVDEGFRFFNEMATVNCDPDIVTYNTLVDGLCRAGKVRIARNLVNAMTKKCEGLNPNVVTYTTLIRGYCMKQEVDEALVVLEEMSGRGIEPNMITYNTLIKGLCEAHKLDKMKDVLKWMKDNGGFSPDTFTFNTIIHSHCCAGNLDEALKVFESMKKFQVRMDSASYSTLIRSLCQKGDYDMAELLFDELFEKEILLCNFGSKPLVAAYSPLFQYLCEHGKSKKAERVMRQLMKRGTQDAQSYKTLIMGHCKEGAYESGYEFLVWMLRRDFLPDVDIYDYLIDGFLLKNKPLLAKETLEKMLKSSYQPKTATWHSILAKLLEKGCAHESACVIMMMLEKNVRQNINMSTESLKLLFGCGQHERAFEIIDLLYKNGYRVKIEEVVQFLFERGKLSEACKLLLFSLEIHQNVDIDLCNAIVLNLCKANKVSEAFNLCYGLVENGLCQELTCLNDLMAALEERGRREEAVFISKRLPKLENSDGSKGNHSCKKSRAIKV; from the coding sequence ATGGCCGATCTTATAAATTCCAAACCATGGTCAAACGCGTTGGTCTCTCCTCTGCCCACCCCTCTCTCCAAAACGACGGTGCTCCGAACACTTCGCCTCATCAAGGACCCTTCCAAAGCCCTCCACTTTTTTAAGTGGGCTCAGCAAAGTGGTTTTCCCCACACAGCTCAGTCCTACTTCATCATGCTACAAATTCTGGGTCGCCATAGGAACCTAAATGTGGCTCGAAACTTGCTTTTTTCCATCGAGAAAAAGTCCAACGGAACCGTCAAGCTTGGGGACAGGTTCTTCAATACCCTCATCAGAAGCTACGCCGAAGCGGGCCTCTTCAAAGAGTCCTTGAAGCTTTTCCAAACCATGAAGTCCGTTGCTGTGTCCCCATCCGTGGTTACCTTCAATTCTGTTTTGTCTATTTTGCTTAAAAGGGGTCGCACCAATATGGCCAAAGAGGTGTATGATGAAATGCTTCATACATATGGTGTTACTCCAGACATTTGTACATACAATGTTTTGATCAGAGGATTTTGCAAGAACTCAATGGTCGATGAAGGGTTTCGGTTCTTCAATGAGATGGCTACTGTTAATTGTGATCCAGATATTGTCACGTATAACACGCTTGTTGATGGTTTGTGTAGAGCGGGGAAGGTCAGAATTGCTCGGAATTTAGTAAATGCTATGACCAAGAAATGTGAGGGTTTGAATCCTAATGTTGTTACTTATACCACTTTGATTCGAGGGTATTGTATGAAGCAAGAAGTTGATGAGGCATTGGTTGTTCTTGAAGAGATGAGTGGCCGGGGCATTGAGCCCAACATGATTACATATAATACTTTGATAAAAGGGCTTTGTGAGGCACACAAGTTGGACAAGATGAAAGATGTTTTGAAATGGATGAAAGACAATGGAGGTTTTAGCCCTGATACATTTACCTTCAATACGATTATTCATTCGCATTGTTGTGCAGGAAATCTGGATGAAGCATTGAAGGTGTTTGAAAGCATGAAGAAATTTCAGGTCCGTATGGATTCAGCCTCGTACAGCACTCTGATACGTAGTTTGTGTCAGAAAGGGGACTACGATATGGCAGAGTTGCTATTTGATGAGTTATTTGAGAAGGAAATCCTTTTGTGTAATTTTGGCTCCAAGCCACTTGTGGCTGCTTACAGTCCTCTTTTTCAGTATTTGTGTGAACATGGGAAGAGTAAGAAGGCTGAGAGGGTAATGAGACAGTTAATGAAAAGGGGCACACAAGATGCCCAGTCATACAAAACATTGATTATGGGGCATTGTAAAGAAGGTGCATATGAAAGTGGATATGAGTTTTTAGTGTGGATGCTAAGAAGAGACTTTCTTCCTGATGTTGATATATATGATTATTTGATTGATGGTTTTCTTTTAAAGAATAAGCCTCTGCTTGCAAAGGAGACACTAGAGAAAATGCTTAAGAGCTCCTATCAACCTAAAACAGCCACCTGGCATTCTATACTggcaaaacttttggaaaaggGTTGTGCTCATGAGTCTGCCTGTGTTATTATGATGATGCTGGAGAAAAATGTTAGACAGAATATAAACATGTCAACTGAGAGTTTAAAGCTACTTTTTGGATGTGGACAGCATGAAAGAGCATTTGAGATTATTGATTTGCTTTATAAGAATGGATACCGGGTTAAAATAGAAGAAGTGGTTCAATTTCTTTTTGAGAGAGGAAAGCTGTCAGAAGCATGCAAACTGTTGCTTTTTAGTTTGGAAATTCATCAGAATGTCGATATTGATTTGTGTAATGCAATTGTTTTGAATCTTTGTAAAGCTAACAAGGTCTCAGAAGCATTTAATTTATGCTATGGATTGGTGGAGAACGGTTTATGTCAGGAATTGACATGTCTAAATGATCTAATGGCTGCTTTAGAGGAAAGgggaagaagagaggaagcagTATTTATATCAAAGAGATTACCAAAACTGGAGAATTCAGATGGATCAAAGGGAAATCATAGCTGTAAGAAGTCCAGGGCTATTAAAGTCTGA
- the LOC137821741 gene encoding pentatricopeptide repeat-containing protein At1g02060, chloroplastic isoform X1 translates to MVSLSISSRQLFSNLRFISVPTFNSHLRCFCSDHPESPNARLRSRNASKTAKNMADLINSKPWSNALVSPLPTPLSKTTVLRTLRLIKDPSKALHFFKWAQQSGFPHTAQSYFIMLQILGRHRNLNVARNLLFSIEKKSNGTVKLGDRFFNTLIRSYAEAGLFKESLKLFQTMKSVAVSPSVVTFNSVLSILLKRGRTNMAKEVYDEMLHTYGVTPDICTYNVLIRGFCKNSMVDEGFRFFNEMATVNCDPDIVTYNTLVDGLCRAGKVRIARNLVNAMTKKCEGLNPNVVTYTTLIRGYCMKQEVDEALVVLEEMSGRGIEPNMITYNTLIKGLCEAHKLDKMKDVLKWMKDNGGFSPDTFTFNTIIHSHCCAGNLDEALKVFESMKKFQVRMDSASYSTLIRSLCQKGDYDMAELLFDELFEKEILLCNFGSKPLVAAYSPLFQYLCEHGKSKKAERVMRQLMKRGTQDAQSYKTLIMGHCKEGAYESGYEFLVWMLRRDFLPDVDIYDYLIDGFLLKNKPLLAKETLEKMLKSSYQPKTATWHSILAKLLEKGCAHESACVIMMMLEKNVRQNINMSTESLKLLFGCGQHERAFEIIDLLYKNGYRVKIEEVVQFLFERGKLSEACKLLLFSLEIHQNVDIDLCNAIVLNLCKANKVSEAFNLCYGLVENGLCQELTCLNDLMAALEERGRREEAVFISKRLPKLENSDGSKGNHSCKKSRAIKV, encoded by the exons ATGGTTTCTCTTAGTATCTCGTCACGACAACTATTTTCAAATCTCCGTTTCATTTCCGTCCCCACCTTCAATTCCCACCTTAG GTGCTTTTGTTCTGACCACCCAGAATCTCCAAACGCAAGACTCAGATCACGAAATGCAAGTAAAACCGCCAAAAACATGGCCGATCTTATAAATTCCAAACCATGGTCAAACGCGTTGGTCTCTCCTCTGCCCACCCCTCTCTCCAAAACGACGGTGCTCCGAACACTTCGCCTCATCAAGGACCCTTCCAAAGCCCTCCACTTTTTTAAGTGGGCTCAGCAAAGTGGTTTTCCCCACACAGCTCAGTCCTACTTCATCATGCTACAAATTCTGGGTCGCCATAGGAACCTAAATGTGGCTCGAAACTTGCTTTTTTCCATCGAGAAAAAGTCCAACGGAACCGTCAAGCTTGGGGACAGGTTCTTCAATACCCTCATCAGAAGCTACGCCGAAGCGGGCCTCTTCAAAGAGTCCTTGAAGCTTTTCCAAACCATGAAGTCCGTTGCTGTGTCCCCATCCGTGGTTACCTTCAATTCTGTTTTGTCTATTTTGCTTAAAAGGGGTCGCACCAATATGGCCAAAGAGGTGTATGATGAAATGCTTCATACATATGGTGTTACTCCAGACATTTGTACATACAATGTTTTGATCAGAGGATTTTGCAAGAACTCAATGGTCGATGAAGGGTTTCGGTTCTTCAATGAGATGGCTACTGTTAATTGTGATCCAGATATTGTCACGTATAACACGCTTGTTGATGGTTTGTGTAGAGCGGGGAAGGTCAGAATTGCTCGGAATTTAGTAAATGCTATGACCAAGAAATGTGAGGGTTTGAATCCTAATGTTGTTACTTATACCACTTTGATTCGAGGGTATTGTATGAAGCAAGAAGTTGATGAGGCATTGGTTGTTCTTGAAGAGATGAGTGGCCGGGGCATTGAGCCCAACATGATTACATATAATACTTTGATAAAAGGGCTTTGTGAGGCACACAAGTTGGACAAGATGAAAGATGTTTTGAAATGGATGAAAGACAATGGAGGTTTTAGCCCTGATACATTTACCTTCAATACGATTATTCATTCGCATTGTTGTGCAGGAAATCTGGATGAAGCATTGAAGGTGTTTGAAAGCATGAAGAAATTTCAGGTCCGTATGGATTCAGCCTCGTACAGCACTCTGATACGTAGTTTGTGTCAGAAAGGGGACTACGATATGGCAGAGTTGCTATTTGATGAGTTATTTGAGAAGGAAATCCTTTTGTGTAATTTTGGCTCCAAGCCACTTGTGGCTGCTTACAGTCCTCTTTTTCAGTATTTGTGTGAACATGGGAAGAGTAAGAAGGCTGAGAGGGTAATGAGACAGTTAATGAAAAGGGGCACACAAGATGCCCAGTCATACAAAACATTGATTATGGGGCATTGTAAAGAAGGTGCATATGAAAGTGGATATGAGTTTTTAGTGTGGATGCTAAGAAGAGACTTTCTTCCTGATGTTGATATATATGATTATTTGATTGATGGTTTTCTTTTAAAGAATAAGCCTCTGCTTGCAAAGGAGACACTAGAGAAAATGCTTAAGAGCTCCTATCAACCTAAAACAGCCACCTGGCATTCTATACTggcaaaacttttggaaaaggGTTGTGCTCATGAGTCTGCCTGTGTTATTATGATGATGCTGGAGAAAAATGTTAGACAGAATATAAACATGTCAACTGAGAGTTTAAAGCTACTTTTTGGATGTGGACAGCATGAAAGAGCATTTGAGATTATTGATTTGCTTTATAAGAATGGATACCGGGTTAAAATAGAAGAAGTGGTTCAATTTCTTTTTGAGAGAGGAAAGCTGTCAGAAGCATGCAAACTGTTGCTTTTTAGTTTGGAAATTCATCAGAATGTCGATATTGATTTGTGTAATGCAATTGTTTTGAATCTTTGTAAAGCTAACAAGGTCTCAGAAGCATTTAATTTATGCTATGGATTGGTGGAGAACGGTTTATGTCAGGAATTGACATGTCTAAATGATCTAATGGCTGCTTTAGAGGAAAGgggaagaagagaggaagcagTATTTATATCAAAGAGATTACCAAAACTGGAGAATTCAGATGGATCAAAGGGAAATCATAGCTGTAAGAAGTCCAGGGCTATTAAAGTCTGA